A DNA window from Anaerocolumna sp. AGMB13020 contains the following coding sequences:
- a CDS encoding glucose-1-phosphate adenylyltransferase, whose product MIKKEMIAMLLAGGQGSRLGVLTSNIAKPAVTFGGKYRIIDFPLSNCINSGVDTVGVLTQYQPLRLNTHIGIGIPWDLDKNIGGVSILPPYEKSTYSEWYTGTANAIYQNLEYMEYYNPDYVLILGGDHIYKMDYEAMLDFHKQKNADITLATIPVPWEEASRFGVAITDNDRRITDFEEKPKEPRSNLASMGIYIFSWEVLKEALITLSEKKGCDFGKHVIPYCHERKDRIYAYEYNGYWKDVGTLGSYWEANMELIDLVPVFNLYEEFWKIYTKSDIILPQFIGEEAVIDKAIIGEGAEVYGEVHNSVIGSGVYIGKGAVVRDSIIMKSTVVEDGVQIYRGIIAENSVIGQNSELGVGEEVPNRTEPSIYSFGLVTIGEGSVIPPGVKIGKNTAIKGITVLSDYEEGNLASGENLIKAGERL is encoded by the coding sequence ATGATAAAGAAAGAAATGATAGCAATGCTTCTGGCAGGAGGACAAGGTTCAAGACTTGGAGTATTGACCTCTAACATTGCTAAACCCGCAGTAACTTTCGGTGGAAAGTACAGAATCATCGATTTCCCCTTAAGCAATTGTATTAACTCAGGTGTTGATACTGTCGGGGTATTGACTCAATACCAACCCCTTCGTTTAAATACGCACATAGGAATCGGAATCCCTTGGGATCTGGATAAGAATATAGGCGGAGTCTCCATCCTGCCGCCATATGAGAAAAGCACCTACAGTGAATGGTATACCGGTACAGCAAATGCCATATATCAGAACCTGGAGTATATGGAATATTACAATCCGGATTATGTCCTGATACTGGGCGGAGATCATATCTATAAAATGGATTATGAAGCGATGTTAGATTTTCATAAGCAAAAGAACGCAGATATCACCCTGGCTACCATACCGGTTCCATGGGAAGAAGCCAGTCGTTTCGGAGTTGCAATTACAGATAATGACCGAAGGATCACAGACTTTGAAGAGAAACCGAAGGAACCCAGAAGCAATCTTGCGTCTATGGGAATTTACATATTCAGCTGGGAGGTGTTAAAGGAAGCACTGATCACACTCTCGGAGAAAAAAGGCTGCGATTTTGGAAAGCATGTAATACCTTACTGTCATGAAAGAAAAGACAGAATATATGCCTATGAGTATAATGGTTACTGGAAAGATGTAGGAACTCTTGGATCTTACTGGGAAGCCAATATGGAACTTATAGATTTGGTCCCGGTGTTTAATTTGTATGAAGAGTTTTGGAAGATATACACCAAGAGCGATATCATACTTCCTCAGTTTATAGGCGAAGAGGCTGTTATTGATAAAGCCATAATCGGTGAAGGTGCTGAGGTCTACGGTGAAGTGCATAACTCCGTAATTGGTTCCGGCGTTTATATCGGAAAAGGTGCGGTTGTCAGAGACTCCATTATCATGAAATCCACTGTAGTGGAAGACGGAGTTCAAATATACAGAGGCATAATAGCGGAAAATTCCGTAATTGGACAGAATTCAGAGCTTGGTGTGGGGGAAGAGGTACCCAATAGGACTGAGCCGTCAATTTACTCTTTCGGTCTGGTAACTATTGGAGAAGGTTCCGTCATACCCCCAGGTGTTAAGATTGGTAAGAACACTGCAATTAAGGGTATCACTGTCCTGTCCGATTATGAAGAAGGAAATCTTGCCAGCGGAGAGAATCTAATAAAGGCAGGTGAGAGGCTATGA
- the glgD gene encoding glucose-1-phosphate adenylyltransferase subunit GlgD has product MRALGIVLAGGNNNKMRELSHKRAIAAMPIAGSYRSIDFVLSNMSNSHIQKVAVFTQYNAKSLNEHLNSSKWWDFGRKQGGLFVFTPTITADNSFWYRGTADTMYQNLNFLKSSHEPYVIIASGDGIYKLDYNKVLEYHIEKRADITVVCKELEDEEDTSRFGVVKTDEEDRIMDFEEKPLRADDKKVSIGVYVIRRRLLIELLEKSAEEDRYDFVKDILIRYKNVKKIYSYPIHTYWSNIASVEAYYNTNMDFLKKEVRDYFFKQYPDIYSKIDDMPPAKYNQGSAVSNSIISSGCIVNGRIENSVIFKKVYIGNNCTIKNSIILNNVHIGDNTYIENCIVESRDTIRANSTYVGEPDNVKIVIERNERYLM; this is encoded by the coding sequence ATGAGAGCACTAGGTATCGTTTTAGCCGGAGGTAATAACAATAAGATGCGGGAGCTTTCCCATAAAAGGGCCATAGCGGCCATGCCCATAGCTGGAAGCTACCGAAGCATTGATTTTGTTTTAAGTAATATGAGCAATTCCCATATACAGAAGGTGGCGGTATTCACACAATATAATGCAAAGTCTCTTAATGAGCACTTAAATTCCTCAAAATGGTGGGATTTTGGCCGTAAGCAGGGAGGGCTATTTGTATTTACCCCGACCATCACAGCAGATAACAGCTTTTGGTACAGGGGTACAGCAGACACCATGTATCAGAACCTGAATTTTTTAAAGAGCAGCCATGAGCCTTATGTAATCATTGCTTCCGGAGATGGCATCTATAAGCTGGATTATAATAAGGTATTAGAATACCACATTGAGAAAAGGGCAGATATCACAGTAGTATGCAAGGAGTTGGAGGACGAAGAGGATACCAGCCGTTTCGGAGTTGTAAAAACCGATGAAGAGGACAGAATCATGGATTTTGAGGAGAAACCTTTAAGAGCTGATGATAAGAAGGTGTCCATCGGTGTATATGTTATCAGAAGAAGGCTTTTAATCGAACTTTTAGAGAAATCCGCCGAAGAAGACAGATATGATTTTGTGAAAGACATTCTTATCCGTTATAAGAATGTAAAGAAAATATACTCTTATCCGATTCATACATATTGGAGCAATATCGCTTCTGTAGAAGCTTATTATAATACAAATATGGATTTTCTAAAGAAGGAGGTAAGAGATTATTTCTTTAAGCAGTATCCGGATATCTATTCCAAGATTGATGATATGCCACCGGCAAAATACAATCAGGGTTCTGCGGTAAGTAATAGTATTATCTCCAGCGGCTGTATAGTAAACGGACGTATAGAAAACTCCGTTATTTTTAAAAAAGTATATATCGGCAACAACTGTACGATTAAGAACTCCATTATCTTAAACAATGTCCATATCGGGGATAACACCTATATAGAGAATTGTATTGTGGAGAGCCGAGATACCATCCGGGCGAATTCAACCTATGTGGGAGAGCCGGATAATGTAAAAATCGTCATTGAACGAAATGAAAGATACTTAATGTAA
- the spoVG gene encoding septation regulator SpoVG, translating to MQITDVRVRKVSKEGKMKAVVSITMDNEFVVHDIKVIEGEKGLFIAMPSRKAGDGEYRDIAHPINSETRDKIQKIILESYEVAAEEYDEKIEA from the coding sequence ATGCAGATTACAGATGTTCGTGTACGCAAAGTTAGCAAGGAAGGAAAGATGAAAGCGGTTGTTTCCATCACGATGGATAACGAATTCGTCGTACACGATATTAAAGTTATTGAAGGGGAAAAAGGCTTGTTTATTGCAATGCCCAGCAGAAAAGCAGGGGACGGGGAGTACCGTGATATTGCGCATCCTATCAATTCGGAAACCAGGGATAAGATACAGAAGATTATCCTGGAAAGCTATGAAGTGGCTGCCGAAGAGTATGATGAAAAAATAGAAGCTTAA
- a CDS encoding transglutaminase domain-containing protein, with amino-acid sequence MKKITRLMLGIGILFAIMFGVNFRYHISSNVTDNVLSEKESNGDFILEVREAMLQGDEKKVLQYTGNVEDMEWFTEEVIDQVYAIDDKSTSGDHDYLKYKVNSIYAHIVGLGNKLTVTYEFKYNEVYEETLLVDETIKQLFEEWKLAELSDFEKIKKIHDFIVENASYDTSVTDYSAYDNLIGKSSTCQGYMSIAYKMFTEAGIPARIITGIGNNDSHGWNIVQLNGLWYNIDCTWDDPLTKSGKSLLLYEYFLKSDKDFSGHVRDDEFNTEDFYAEYPMAEESYKWK; translated from the coding sequence ATGAAAAAAATAACCAGGTTAATGTTAGGAATAGGTATTCTTTTTGCTATAATGTTCGGGGTTAATTTTCGGTATCATATCAGCAGTAACGTGACGGATAATGTTTTAAGTGAAAAAGAGAGCAACGGAGACTTTATTCTGGAGGTCAGAGAAGCCATGCTGCAAGGCGATGAAAAGAAGGTGCTCCAGTATACCGGCAACGTAGAGGATATGGAATGGTTCACAGAAGAGGTAATCGATCAGGTGTATGCTATAGATGATAAGAGCACTTCAGGTGATCATGACTATTTAAAATATAAGGTTAACAGCATATATGCCCATATAGTGGGACTTGGGAATAAACTGACAGTTACCTACGAATTTAAATACAATGAAGTTTACGAAGAAACCTTGTTGGTGGATGAGACCATCAAGCAATTGTTTGAAGAGTGGAAGCTGGCTGAATTAAGTGATTTTGAGAAAATAAAGAAGATACACGATTTTATTGTAGAGAATGCTTCTTATGATACATCCGTAACAGATTATTCCGCTTATGATAACCTTATTGGCAAAAGTTCCACTTGTCAGGGTTATATGAGCATTGCTTATAAAATGTTTACAGAAGCAGGAATCCCAGCCAGGATTATTACAGGAATAGGCAATAATGACAGCCATGGCTGGAATATCGTACAGCTTAATGGCTTGTGGTACAACATCGACTGTACCTGGGATGATCCTCTTACCAAGAGTGGAAAGAGCTTGCTGTTATACGAATATTTCCTTAAATCTGACAAGGATTTTAGCGGTCATGTAAGAGACGATGAATTTAATACAGAAGATTTTTATGCAGAGTATCCTATGGCAGAGGAATCTTATAAATGGAAATAA
- a CDS encoding PqqD family protein — protein MKIKTITLKKGFSVKELGGEFCIVKDGDSNNGAVNGLPSINETGIFLWDRMMRGVITPEALTEAVAVKNNLDLEEAEADVGEFLAKLINGNIADIEN, from the coding sequence ATGAAGATAAAAACAATTACTCTTAAGAAAGGTTTTTCCGTAAAGGAACTGGGCGGCGAATTCTGTATCGTAAAAGACGGAGATTCCAATAATGGAGCAGTTAACGGCTTGCCTTCCATAAACGAAACCGGTATCTTCCTCTGGGATCGGATGATGAGAGGGGTTATCACTCCGGAAGCTTTAACGGAGGCTGTTGCTGTAAAGAACAATCTGGACTTGGAGGAGGCAGAGGCAGATGTGGGAGAGTTTCTGGCGAAGTTAATCAATGGAAATATTGCAGATATAGAAAATTAA
- the pth gene encoding aminoacyl-tRNA hydrolase, translating to MYIIVGLGNPSREYQATRHNIGFDAITRLSDDFRIPLDFKKHKAICGKGMIAGEKVILAQPQTYMNLSGESVRELQDFYKVAPENIIIIYDDISLEPGKLRIRTKGSAGGHNGIKSIISHLGTEEFPRIRVGVGDKPAGWDLADYVLSRFSSEEQPIIREALGKTSEAVKAILTDGMEPAMNQYNRK from the coding sequence ATGTACATTATAGTTGGACTTGGAAATCCCTCCAGAGAATATCAGGCCACCAGGCATAATATCGGATTCGATGCCATTACAAGGCTGTCGGATGATTTCCGTATTCCTCTGGATTTTAAGAAACATAAGGCGATTTGTGGAAAAGGCATGATTGCAGGAGAAAAGGTTATTCTGGCCCAGCCTCAGACTTATATGAATCTAAGCGGAGAAAGTGTCAGAGAATTGCAGGACTTTTATAAGGTGGCCCCTGAAAATATCATTATCATATATGATGATATCAGTCTGGAACCGGGTAAACTAAGAATCCGTACCAAGGGCAGTGCCGGAGGGCACAACGGTATAAAGAGTATTATTTCCCATCTTGGAACAGAGGAATTTCCAAGAATTCGTGTCGGTGTGGGAGATAAGCCGGCTGGCTGGGATCTTGCAGATTATGTACTGTCACGTTTTTCTTCAGAAGAACAGCCGATTATCAGAGAGGCACTAGGAAAGACTTCGGAGGCTGTAAAGGCCATTTTAACAGATGGTATGGAACCAGCCATGAATCAATATAACAGAAAATAA
- the mfd gene encoding transcription-repair coupling factor: MKTFINPLKELKEFNEIKDSLTLKNTPVQITGCIDSQKCHLIYGFGEEYSQKLIITYNDLKAKEICEDYKLYDKNVFFYPAKDIIFYSADIHGNAIVRERLKILKRLLNKEPVTIVTTIDGGMDRILPLNFLMKNVITIKEGEACDLSKLQAALSHMGYERQGQVEGPGEFAVRGGILDIFPPAEECPYRIEFWGDDIDSIRSFDVGSQRSIDRHEELMIFPAAEIVLSTERLQAGLKKLEEEKTAHVKRLREQMKTEEAFRIQGIIDDFKDNIESFQGSVGIDSYIRYFYEETVSLFDYFDREDSLVFLDEPVRVQERGEAVETEFREGMIGRIEKGYILPGQSDAVYSYKELLAGLNQMNLMLLSTMDLRLAGFTIKNKWDMTVRSVNPYNNNFDILVQDLLKWKKSGYRVLLLSPSKTRAKRLSDDLREHGLNAFYSEDMDRVILKSEIMVAGGNLHKGFEYPLINLVVISESDIFGAEKKKKKKIREYDGKKIQSFADLNIGDYVVHENHGLGIYRGIEKIEVDKVTKDYIKIEYGGGGVLYILATGLDVIQKYAGSDSGKHKLNKLNSVEWKNTKTKVKSAVKEIARELVELYANRQQKEGYAYSPDTVWQNEFEEMFPYEETDDQLRAIEETKKDMESTRIMDRLVCGDVGYGKTEIAIRAAFKAVADGKQVVVLVPTTILAQQHYNTFVQRMMDFPVSIDMLSRFKTPAQQKSVMERVKRGSLDILIGTHRVLSKDIQFKNLGLLIVDEEQRFGVTHKEKIKQLKGDVDVLTLTATPIPRTLHMSLIGIRDMSVLTEPPVDRMPIQTFVLEHNEEIIREAIHRELARDGQVYYVYNRVNGIDEVAGKIANLVPEANVSFAHGQMSERELERIMFSFINGEIDVLVSTTIIETGLDISNVNTMIIDDADRLGLSQLYQLRGRVGRSNRTAYAFLMYKRDKMLKEIAEKRLQAIKEFTELGSGFKIAMRDLEIRGAGNLLGAQQSGHMEAVGYDLYCKMLNDAVKSMKGEVSEEETFETTVDMDVDAFIPATYIKNEFQKLDVYKRIADIMTEEEFLDMQEELVDRFGDMPASVNNLLNIAYIKSLCHSVYVTSLVYRGEEIKLVLYSKAKLSVERIPELIKKYEPNIKLMPEANPYFLYSVKKVQGKGKMDVLSLFELIKNILADVKLLLEGN; encoded by the coding sequence TTGAAAACCTTTATTAATCCTCTTAAGGAATTAAAAGAATTTAATGAAATAAAGGACAGTTTGACCCTGAAAAATACACCCGTTCAGATAACCGGATGTATTGATTCCCAGAAATGCCACCTTATATATGGGTTTGGGGAAGAATATTCCCAGAAATTAATTATTACTTATAACGATTTAAAAGCGAAAGAAATCTGCGAAGATTATAAGCTCTATGATAAAAATGTCTTCTTCTATCCTGCTAAGGACATTATTTTCTATAGTGCGGATATACATGGAAATGCAATTGTCAGGGAACGCCTTAAGATACTAAAGCGGCTTCTGAACAAAGAACCGGTAACCATTGTAACCACCATTGACGGTGGAATGGACAGGATTCTGCCTCTTAATTTCCTTATGAAGAATGTTATTACCATAAAAGAAGGGGAAGCCTGTGATTTATCAAAGCTTCAGGCGGCCTTATCCCATATGGGCTATGAAAGGCAGGGGCAGGTAGAAGGTCCCGGCGAGTTTGCGGTAAGAGGAGGGATTCTTGATATTTTTCCTCCGGCGGAGGAGTGTCCCTACCGAATAGAATTTTGGGGGGATGATATTGACTCTATCCGTTCCTTTGATGTAGGCAGCCAGCGTTCCATAGACCGGCACGAAGAGCTGATGATCTTTCCGGCGGCAGAAATCGTCTTAAGTACAGAAAGACTCCAGGCAGGACTAAAGAAGCTGGAGGAAGAGAAGACAGCCCATGTAAAACGATTAAGGGAACAGATGAAAACGGAAGAGGCTTTCCGTATACAAGGCATTATTGATGATTTCAAGGACAACATTGAGAGCTTTCAGGGATCTGTTGGAATTGACAGCTATATCCGATATTTCTATGAAGAAACCGTCTCTCTTTTTGATTATTTTGACAGAGAAGATTCCCTTGTGTTCTTAGACGAACCGGTCAGAGTACAGGAAAGAGGAGAAGCAGTAGAAACCGAGTTCAGAGAAGGTATGATCGGAAGAATTGAAAAAGGATATATTCTTCCCGGGCAAAGCGATGCGGTCTATAGCTATAAGGAACTTTTGGCGGGACTGAACCAGATGAACCTTATGCTGCTTAGCACTATGGATCTAAGGCTCGCAGGTTTTACGATAAAAAATAAGTGGGATATGACAGTTCGTTCGGTTAATCCCTATAATAACAATTTTGACATTTTGGTGCAGGATCTCCTTAAATGGAAAAAGAGCGGTTACAGAGTATTATTGCTCTCTCCTTCAAAGACACGTGCCAAACGTCTGTCCGATGATCTGAGAGAGCATGGACTAAATGCTTTTTACAGTGAAGATATGGACAGAGTCATATTAAAGAGTGAGATAATGGTAGCAGGGGGGAACCTTCATAAAGGTTTTGAATACCCTCTTATTAATCTTGTGGTCATTTCTGAAAGTGATATCTTCGGAGCGGAAAAGAAGAAAAAGAAAAAGATCAGAGAATACGACGGAAAGAAGATTCAGAGCTTTGCCGACTTAAATATCGGTGACTATGTTGTTCATGAAAACCATGGACTTGGTATCTACAGAGGTATCGAAAAAATAGAAGTAGATAAGGTGACAAAGGATTATATCAAGATTGAATACGGCGGTGGCGGAGTACTTTATATCCTGGCTACAGGCCTTGATGTCATACAGAAATATGCCGGAAGCGATTCTGGTAAACATAAGCTGAACAAATTAAATTCTGTAGAGTGGAAGAATACCAAGACAAAAGTAAAAAGCGCGGTGAAGGAAATAGCCAGGGAACTGGTGGAATTATATGCGAACAGGCAGCAGAAGGAAGGTTATGCCTACAGTCCGGATACAGTATGGCAGAATGAATTTGAAGAAATGTTTCCCTATGAGGAAACGGATGATCAGTTAAGAGCTATTGAAGAAACGAAAAAAGACATGGAAAGCACCAGAATTATGGATAGGCTTGTCTGCGGTGATGTAGGTTATGGTAAGACGGAAATCGCCATCAGAGCAGCGTTTAAAGCAGTGGCAGACGGAAAACAGGTGGTTGTTCTGGTGCCCACAACCATTCTGGCCCAGCAGCACTATAATACCTTTGTACAAAGAATGATGGATTTTCCCGTAAGCATTGATATGCTTTCGAGGTTTAAGACTCCGGCCCAGCAGAAATCCGTAATGGAGAGAGTAAAACGAGGCAGTCTGGATATTCTGATTGGTACCCACAGGGTCCTTTCCAAGGATATTCAGTTTAAGAATCTTGGACTTCTTATAGTAGATGAGGAGCAGCGTTTTGGTGTTACCCATAAAGAGAAGATAAAGCAGTTAAAAGGGGATGTGGACGTACTTACACTTACGGCAACACCAATTCCCAGGACCCTTCATATGAGCCTTATCGGAATCAGGGACATGAGTGTCTTAACGGAGCCACCGGTAGACAGGATGCCGATTCAGACCTTTGTACTAGAGCATAATGAAGAAATCATACGAGAAGCTATTCATCGTGAGCTGGCGAGGGATGGGCAGGTTTATTATGTCTATAACCGGGTAAACGGAATTGATGAGGTGGCAGGAAAGATTGCCAATCTGGTACCGGAGGCCAATGTATCCTTTGCCCACGGGCAGATGAGTGAGAGAGAGCTGGAGAGAATTATGTTCAGCTTTATAAATGGAGAAATTGATGTATTGGTGTCCACTACCATCATTGAAACGGGCTTGGATATTTCAAATGTGAATACCATGATAATTGACGATGCCGACAGGCTTGGACTATCCCAGCTTTACCAGTTAAGAGGAAGAGTGGGAAGAAGCAACCGAACCGCCTACGCATTTTTAATGTATAAAAGAGATAAGATGCTGAAAGAAATTGCTGAGAAGAGACTTCAGGCCATTAAGGAGTTTACAGAGCTTGGCTCCGGCTTTAAGATTGCTATGAGAGATCTGGAAATCAGAGGTGCCGGTAATCTGCTGGGAGCACAGCAGAGCGGTCACATGGAAGCAGTGGGGTACGACCTGTATTGCAAGATGTTAAATGACGCCGTTAAGTCCATGAAAGGGGAGGTATCAGAGGAAGAGACCTTTGAAACCACCGTTGATATGGACGTGGATGCCTTTATTCCTGCAACCTATATTAAGAATGAGTTTCAGAAGCTGGATGTATATAAGAGAATTGCAGATATAATGACAGAAGAGGAATTCCTTGATATGCAGGAGGAACTGGTGGACCGATTCGGGGATATGCCGGCCAGTGTCAATAATTTGTTAAATATAGCCTATATCAAATCCCTCTGTCACAGTGTTTATGTTACTTCACTGGTATACCGGGGAGAGGAAATAAAGCTTGTATTATATTCTAAAGCCAAGCTGTCAGTAGAACGGATACCGGAACTGATAAAGAAATACGAGCCTAATATCAAGCTGATGCCGGAAGCAAACCCATATTTTCTGTATTCGGTAAAAAAAGTTCAGGGTAAAGGAAAGATGGATGTCTTATCCTTATTCGAGCTGATAAAAAATATCCTTGCAGATGTAAAGTTATTGCTTGAAGGCAATTAA